In Ignavibacteriales bacterium, a single window of DNA contains:
- the folP gene encoding dihydropteroate synthase encodes MIYNFKNCSFDFSKRTYLMGILNVTPDSFSDGGKFNSIDGAVKHALKMVDEGADIIDVGGESTRPGSAQISVEEELNRILPVVEQLVRLSNVPVSIDTYKSDVAELALKAGALIVNDISGLHYDPKMASVVSKLNGSLIIMHIKGTPRTMQMNPEYINLIAEIKSYLETSINLAVAGGVKQIIIDPGIGFGKTVEHNLNIIKHLKMFSDLGYPIMTGPSRKSFIGKILNVDVDDRLEGTAAAVAACVMNGSNIVRVHDVRAIKRVVSLIDAICKN; translated from the coding sequence ATGATTTACAACTTCAAAAACTGTTCGTTTGATTTCTCTAAGCGGACATATTTGATGGGAATATTAAACGTAACTCCCGACTCATTCTCTGACGGTGGTAAATTTAATAGCATCGATGGCGCTGTGAAGCATGCCCTAAAGATGGTGGATGAAGGTGCTGATATCATTGATGTCGGCGGGGAATCAACACGCCCCGGCTCTGCACAAATTTCGGTGGAAGAGGAATTAAATAGAATTCTGCCGGTGGTAGAACAATTAGTGAGACTCTCAAACGTCCCGGTATCAATCGATACTTATAAATCAGATGTGGCGGAACTTGCGCTTAAGGCAGGTGCGCTGATTGTTAACGATATCTCGGGACTTCATTATGATCCCAAAATGGCTTCGGTAGTTTCAAAATTAAATGGTTCGCTCATTATCATGCATATCAAAGGGACACCCAGAACTATGCAAATGAATCCTGAGTACATCAATTTGATCGCTGAAATTAAATCTTATTTAGAAACGAGCATCAATTTAGCGGTGGCAGGCGGAGTTAAACAAATTATTATTGATCCCGGAATTGGTTTTGGGAAAACAGTTGAGCACAATTTAAACATCATTAAGCATCTGAAAATGTTTTCGGATTTAGGATATCCTATTATGACCGGACCTTCGAGGAAATCTTTTATCGGGAAAATACTGAATGTTGATGTTGACGACAGATTAGAAGGAACCGCCGCGGCAGTTGCCGCCTGCGTAATGAATGGCTCCAATATCGTGCGAGTTCATGATGTCCGGGCTATAAAACGTGTTGTTAGTCTAATAGACGCAATATGCAAAAACTAA
- the bshA gene encoding N-acetyl-alpha-D-glucosaminyl L-malate synthase BshA — protein sequence MNIGIACYPTYGGSGVVASELGKSLAERGHKIHFISYAMPFRLEGFRENIYYHEVEISSYPLFDFPLYTPALASKIVEVAKFEKLDIIHAHYAIPHAISAYLAKQIINNTNIKIVTTLHGTDITLVGLEPSYLPVMKFSIEQSDAVTAVSRFLKEKTLTSYQIKKPITVIPNFVDGSKYSRITDEHVRKQFAPNDEKILIHISNFRPLKRVGDVIKIFNIVRGKVKSKLLLVGDGPDRSSAEQLARDLGIVEDVKFLGKQVEIIPLLSIADLFLIPSQSESFGLSALEAMACEVPVVASSVGGLPELVIHGTTGFISEIGDVERMAKYAVELLTNETKHKMFAVASRKRALDEFEEQGIVSQYENLYENILTDETNRTQEIAESR from the coding sequence ATGAATATTGGAATTGCTTGTTATCCAACTTATGGCGGTAGCGGCGTTGTTGCCTCCGAACTTGGGAAATCCTTGGCTGAAAGGGGACATAAAATTCATTTTATTAGCTATGCAATGCCTTTTCGGTTGGAGGGATTCAGAGAAAATATATATTATCATGAAGTTGAGATTTCTAGTTATCCACTTTTCGATTTTCCTCTATACACTCCGGCACTTGCCAGTAAAATTGTTGAGGTTGCAAAGTTTGAAAAGTTAGACATAATCCATGCTCATTACGCCATTCCTCATGCTATAAGCGCTTATTTAGCAAAGCAAATTATAAACAATACTAATATAAAGATTGTTACCACGCTTCATGGAACAGATATTACCCTCGTCGGTCTGGAGCCAAGTTATTTGCCCGTTATGAAGTTCAGCATAGAGCAAAGCGATGCAGTGACGGCAGTATCCAGATTTTTAAAAGAGAAAACTTTAACGAGCTATCAAATCAAAAAGCCGATCACCGTGATACCAAATTTCGTGGATGGTTCCAAATACAGTCGTATTACTGACGAGCATGTACGCAAACAATTTGCTCCCAATGATGAAAAGATTCTAATTCACATATCCAACTTCAGACCGCTGAAACGAGTGGGTGATGTAATTAAAATATTTAATATTGTTCGCGGAAAAGTCAAATCAAAATTATTACTCGTCGGAGATGGTCCCGATAGATCAAGCGCCGAACAGCTGGCACGGGATCTTGGGATCGTGGAAGATGTAAAATTTTTAGGTAAGCAAGTAGAAATAATTCCACTTCTCTCAATCGCCGACCTGTTTCTTATCCCAAGTCAATCAGAGAGTTTCGGTTTATCGGCGCTCGAAGCGATGGCATGCGAAGTGCCCGTGGTAGCGTCTAGTGTGGGAGGACTGCCGGAACTAGTTATTCATGGAACAACAGGATTTATTTCTGAAATCGGTGATGTTGAGAGAATGGCCAAATATGCCGTTGAACTATTGACAAATGAAACTAAACATAAAATGTTCGCTGTTGCGAGCCGGAAGCGCGCACTTGATGAGTTCGAAGAACAAGGTATTGTGTCGCAATATGAAAATTTATATGAGAATATTCTCACTGATGAAACCAACCGCACGCAAGAGATTGCTGAATCTCGATAA
- the miaA gene encoding tRNA (adenosine(37)-N6)-dimethylallyltransferase MiaA — protein sequence MKKQRNVLVILGATASGKTPVSLIIAKKINCEIISADSRQIYKMMDIGTAKPTLDELKSVSHHFIDRLLPDQNFNAGEFGKQGRLIIDEIFSKGKIPLVVGGSGLYIRALIDGFFDGPSADSSIREELYRRLEVEGGEILLEELRQIDPTSASRMLPTNTRRIVRALEVFKTTGIPISEMHKSKIDINFHPVFVGLNWNRKKLYDRINKRVELMFQSGLIDEVKQLRAKGYSSTLNALQTVGYKEVFDYLDNRTDYNRMVELIKQNSRRYAKRQLTWFRHDERIKWFDVNCEDDFEKIGLEITKYFIKSFKV from the coding sequence TTGAAAAAACAACGGAATGTACTGGTAATTTTAGGTGCGACTGCATCCGGGAAAACACCTGTATCCCTCATCATCGCTAAAAAAATAAATTGCGAAATAATTTCTGCCGATTCCCGTCAGATTTATAAAATGATGGATATCGGAACTGCGAAACCTACTTTGGACGAATTGAAATCTGTCTCACATCATTTCATCGATCGGTTGTTACCCGATCAAAATTTCAACGCGGGTGAATTCGGTAAGCAGGGGCGACTGATTATTGATGAAATATTCAGCAAAGGGAAAATACCTTTAGTGGTAGGCGGGTCAGGATTGTACATCCGCGCATTGATTGATGGTTTTTTTGATGGACCTTCCGCGGATTCTTCTATTAGAGAAGAATTATATCGTCGGCTCGAAGTTGAAGGAGGGGAAATCCTTTTGGAAGAATTAAGACAAATCGATCCAACCTCGGCATCTCGCATGCTTCCAACAAATACTCGAAGGATTGTGCGCGCGTTGGAAGTATTTAAAACAACCGGCATTCCTATATCTGAAATGCACAAATCCAAAATCGATATTAACTTCCATCCGGTATTTGTCGGATTAAATTGGAATCGAAAAAAATTATACGACCGAATAAATAAGCGGGTTGAATTAATGTTCCAATCAGGTCTGATTGATGAAGTGAAACAGTTGAGAGCCAAGGGTTATTCCTCAACATTGAATGCTCTTCAAACTGTAGGATATAAAGAAGTGTTTGATTATTTAGATAATAGAACAGATTACAATCGAATGGTTGAACTTATCAAACAAAATTCCCGTAGATACGCGAAGCGGCAATTGACATGGTTTCGGCACGATGAGCGGATAAAATGGTTTGATGTAAATTGTGAAGACGATTTTGAAAAAATTGGCTTGGAAATAACAAAATATTTTATTAAATCATTTAAAGTTTAA
- a CDS encoding protein-L-isoaspartate(D-aspartate) O-methyltransferase encodes MIALIRQRGIEDERLLKAMALVDRRDFVQAALLNRAYDDCALPIGHSQTISQPYTVAFMTEALEVKPGKKILEIGTGSGYQAAILAAMGARVYTIERNMDLLNGARKVFEHLKYNIVSKCGDGTIGWKEFAPYDGIIVTAGAPEAPQPLLDQLADGGILVIPVGDKDIQSIQISVRHGEKLQTRMAHGFKFVPLIGKIGWK; translated from the coding sequence ATGATTGCCCTAATCCGACAAAGGGGAATTGAAGATGAAAGACTTCTCAAAGCGATGGCGCTTGTTGATAGACGTGATTTTGTCCAAGCCGCTCTTCTAAACCGCGCGTATGATGATTGTGCTCTGCCGATAGGTCATTCTCAAACAATATCTCAACCATATACGGTCGCTTTTATGACGGAGGCGCTTGAAGTTAAGCCGGGCAAGAAAATTTTGGAGATCGGAACCGGTTCAGGTTACCAGGCAGCGATATTAGCCGCTATGGGTGCGCGTGTTTATACGATCGAGCGGAACATGGATTTGCTAAATGGCGCCAGAAAAGTATTCGAACATCTGAAATATAATATTGTATCAAAATGCGGTGACGGCACAATTGGTTGGAAAGAATTTGCACCATACGACGGTATTATTGTTACGGCAGGTGCCCCTGAAGCCCCGCAACCACTTCTTGATCAATTAGCGGATGGAGGTATACTTGTAATTCCCGTAGGGGATAAAGATATTCAATCAATTCAAATCTCTGTCAGACACGGAGAAAAATTACAAACGCGCATGGCTCATGGATTTAAATTTGTTCCACTCATTGGAAAAATCGGATGGAAATAA
- a CDS encoding metallophosphoesterase, protein MRSIAFILFFTLFFAIYGLINYYILIRGYQSLSQNSFFRPYYLILFIIISLSFFIGRILENYWLNPVSRTFVWIGAFWLAAILYFIIGILLLDFIRLLNHFFSIYPTWVRNNYESVKGLLGGGVLVIVLSVLGFGYWNATVIQIKNLHYVIKNKSAGLQQIKIVSMSDIHLGSIIGKSKFDAIVEKINSLNSDIVLLPGDILDEDLAPVIKENVGESLRKIESRYGIFAVTGNHEYIGGVEEACKYLESNNVRVLRDEAVNINNTLYLIGREDRSINRFGKKKRISLNELMKPINKSYPVVLMDHQPFDLQEAAHNGIDLQLSGHTHHGQLWPLNFITEMVYEVSWGEESIGNTLYYVSCGVGTWGPPVRTGNRPEIVQIILDFQNS, encoded by the coding sequence ATGAGATCCATTGCATTTATTCTCTTTTTCACTTTATTTTTTGCAATCTACGGTTTAATTAATTATTACATCTTAATCCGCGGATATCAATCATTATCCCAAAATTCATTCTTCCGACCTTATTATTTAATCCTTTTTATAATTATATCATTATCATTTTTTATCGGACGGATACTTGAAAATTATTGGCTGAATCCAGTTAGCCGTACGTTCGTTTGGATTGGAGCATTCTGGCTGGCTGCGATATTATATTTTATTATTGGTATTTTACTTCTTGATTTCATACGATTGTTGAATCATTTTTTTTCTATATATCCAACCTGGGTACGAAACAACTACGAATCAGTTAAAGGATTGCTCGGCGGAGGAGTACTGGTCATTGTCTTATCTGTTTTAGGATTCGGATATTGGAATGCGACCGTAATCCAAATTAAAAATTTGCATTATGTAATTAAAAATAAATCTGCCGGTCTTCAACAGATTAAAATTGTCAGCATGTCCGATATCCATCTTGGATCTATCATCGGTAAATCTAAATTCGATGCCATAGTTGAGAAAATAAATTCGTTGAATTCCGATATAGTTCTATTACCCGGCGACATTCTCGATGAAGATCTCGCTCCGGTTATCAAGGAAAATGTTGGAGAAAGTTTGAGAAAGATAGAATCCCGTTACGGAATATTCGCGGTTACAGGAAATCATGAATATATCGGAGGAGTTGAGGAGGCATGCAAGTATTTAGAATCAAATAATGTCCGAGTATTGCGCGATGAGGCAGTAAATATAAATAATACTTTATATTTAATCGGCCGTGAAGATCGTTCTATCAATAGATTCGGGAAAAAGAAGCGCATATCACTTAACGAATTAATGAAACCTATCAATAAATCATATCCTGTTGTATTAATGGATCATCAACCTTTCGATCTTCAAGAAGCAGCACATAACGGAATCGATCTTCAGCTTTCGGGGCATACTCACCACGGACAATTATGGCCCCTCAATTTTATCACGGAGATGGTTTATGAAGTGAGTTGGGGAGAGGAGTCGATCGGTAACACCTTATATTATGTTTCGTGCGGAGTTGGAACATGGGGACCGCCGGTTCGCACGGGTAATCGACCTGAGATTGTACAAATTATTCTCGATTTTCAAAATAGTTAA
- a CDS encoding TIGR00159 family protein: protein MMELFKIGFLTITIVDVFDILLVSFIFYRLYMVMRGTVAAQIFVGLILILGFSFIAQASNLKAMNWILRTLTDIWVIAFIVLFQPELRRLLILLGRNRIVRSFIKLDVEESIEEIVGASAELARKHHGMLVVIVRSTGIRTFVDTGTPLQARISKALLVSIFNPRSPLHDGAVVVHDRIIEAARVTLPLSQTSTIGDTVLGMRHRAALGISEQADVIVVLVSEETGKISITDNGILIRGLTTQELRHELYTRLSLMPQKSAKSVWKILKSQQ from the coding sequence ATAATGGAATTATTTAAAATAGGTTTTCTAACCATCACGATTGTGGATGTCTTCGACATCCTTCTTGTCTCGTTTATATTTTACCGCCTGTACATGGTAATGCGGGGAACAGTGGCGGCGCAAATATTCGTCGGCCTTATCCTTATTCTCGGCTTTTCATTCATCGCTCAGGCGAGTAATCTGAAGGCTATGAACTGGATCCTGCGAACGCTCACGGATATTTGGGTTATTGCTTTCATTGTTCTTTTCCAACCTGAACTTCGCCGGCTTCTCATCTTACTTGGAAGAAATAGAATTGTCCGCTCATTCATTAAATTAGATGTAGAAGAATCTATCGAGGAGATAGTAGGTGCATCTGCGGAGCTTGCGCGCAAACACCATGGAATGTTGGTTGTTATCGTCCGCTCAACCGGAATCCGAACTTTTGTCGATACCGGAACACCGTTGCAGGCGCGAATCAGCAAAGCCCTTCTCGTATCAATTTTTAATCCCCGTTCACCTCTGCACGATGGAGCGGTAGTAGTGCATGATAGAATTATCGAAGCAGCACGAGTAACATTACCTTTATCGCAAACCTCAACTATCGGAGATACGGTTTTAGGAATGAGACACAGAGCCGCACTGGGAATATCTGAGCAAGCGGATGTTATCGTTGTTCTTGTTTCGGAGGAAACCGGTAAAATATCGATAACAGATAATGGCATTCTTATACGCGGACTTACAACGCAAGAGCTTCGCCACGAACTTTACACGCGTTTATCTCTGATGCCGCAAAAGTCAGCAAAATCGGTTTGGAAGATTTTAAAGTCACAGCAATAG